The following DNA comes from Marinihelvus fidelis.
GATGACGATGACACCCTGGCGGCCATCTTCCGCGACTGCCGGGTCCCCATCTCGACCCATTGCGAGTCGACGCCGATGATCCAGGCCAACCTGGAAAAGGCGCTGGAGAAGTATGGCGATGACATTCCGGTGGAAGAGCACCCCTACATTCGCAGTGAAGCGGCCTGCTATGCGTCATCGGAGAAAGCCGTCGCCCTGGCGAAAGAGCACGGCGCACGCCTGCATGTCCTGCACCTGACCACGGCGCGTGAACTGGAACTGTTCGAGCCGGGACCCATGGCCGGCAAACAGATCACTGCCGAGACCTGCATTCACTTCCTGCATTTCAGCGCGGATGACTACCCCACCCTCGGCAACCTGATCAAGTGCAACCCGGCGATCAAGATGCGCTCGGACCGGGACGGCCTGCTGGCCGGTGTACGCGAGGGCCGCATCGATATCCTCGCGACGGACCACGCGCCGCACACGCTGGAGGAAAAGGCGCTGACCGACTACCGCAAGGCCCCTTCCGGCCTGCCGCTGGTACAGGACGTGCTGCTGGCAAGCCTGGAACTGGCGCACCAGGGCCACCTGGACCTGGCCGAAGTGATTACCAAGATCGCCCACAACCCGGCCATCCGCTTCGAGGTGGAAAATCGCGGCTTCCTGCGCGAGGGCTACGCCGCCGACCTGGTCCTG
Coding sequences within:
- a CDS encoding dihydroorotase, which produces MSDITLITNARLVNEGEIFESDLLIRNGRIETIASQISAPEGATVVDAAGRHLLPGMIDDQVHFREPGMTHKANIHTESRAAIAGGVTSFMDMPNTKPPCVNAAELANKRAIAAKSAAANWGFYFGATNDNIEDIRSMDTSLVCGLKIFMGASTGNMLVDDDDTLAAIFRDCRVPISTHCESTPMIQANLEKALEKYGDDIPVEEHPYIRSEAACYASSEKAVALAKEHGARLHVLHLTTARELELFEPGPMAGKQITAETCIHFLHFSADDYPTLGNLIKCNPAIKMRSDRDGLLAGVREGRIDILATDHAPHTLEEKALTDYRKAPSGLPLVQDVLLASLELAHQGHLDLAEVITKIAHNPAIRFEVENRGFLREGYAADLVLVDLDTPTTISRDRVLSKVGWSPFEGRTFGSSINSVWINGALAFDGEKVIEHGAAQPLTYTR